The genomic window CCCTGGTGCCACGCCCGCCGAGCTGCAGGTGCTGCTGAAGCAGCAGGCCTCGCCGATCGGCGACAGCGCTCTCTACGGCTCGGGTCTCGTGAACGCCTTCGCGGCGGTCTCGGAGGGCGTCGTCCCGGCACTCGGCCCGGTCGCGGCCGTGGCCGACGGCACGGTCCAGGCCGGTCGCCCGTTCCGCGTGCTCGGCGCGAACTTCGTGCCCGGCGAGACCGTCACGGTCCGCGGCCCTGGCGGGCAGCCCCTCAACGGTCCCTTCGTGGCCGACGATCGCGGCCGCATCTCCGACGTCACTGCCCTCGAGCCGTTCGTGCCCGCCGGGGTGAGCACCGTCGTGCTCACCGGCGACGCAGGCAGCCGCGTGACGCTCGACCTGCTGGTCGAGGAGGCGGTGGCCGGGCCCGCGATCACCGCTCCCGTCGCCGGGTCGACCGTCGAGACCGGCACCGTGACGGTGACGGGCACGGCGCAGCCGGGCGCCCTCGTCACGGTCGTCCTCGCCACCGCCGACCAGTTCGAGGGCCTGGAGCAGTTGGGGGCGACCACGTCGCCGTCGGCCAGGGCGCTCGACGTCGCCGCCGACCCGGTCGCCTTCGACCCCGAGCTCGGGTTCGCGGTGTCGACCATCCAGACGGACGGGACGGGCACGTTCTCCGCGACCTTCACGGGCGTCCCCGAGGGCGACTTCGGCGTCACGGCGCTCCAGGTGCTCCTGGACGGCACCTCGTCGACGTTCGCTGACCCGGTGCTGTTCGCCGTCACCGCGGCCGCCGTCGTGCCCCCGGTCACCACGCCCGGCACCGGAGTCGACCCCGGCGTCCCCGTCACCACGCCCGCGGGCACCGGCGTCGTGCCGGTGACCTCGACTCGTGCCGGCGCCCTGGCCTACACCGGCTCGGAGCCGGCCGCGCCCCTGTCGGCCGCGTTGCTCCTCCTCGTGGCCGGTGCCGGGACGCTCGTCGTGGCCCGCCGCCTGGGCCGTCGCGCCGCAGCGCGGACCGACGGCTAGGCTGCCGGGCCGCCCTGCGACCAGGTCAGCACGTCGGAGCCGCTCGTCCCTCCCGGGGCGGGCGGCTCCGTCGTGCTGCACCTGCACCTGCACCTGCACCGTGACCGGCACCGGCACCGGCACCGTGGCCGGCACGGCCCCCGGCTGCCGACGCCGGCCCCCGGCCCCCGGCCCCGCCGCGTCCTCGTGCCTAGGATGGACGCCATGCCCTGCGCCGGACGGACCCCGTGACCAAGGCCCCCACCGTCTACGACGTGGCCGCCCACGCCGGCGTCTCGATCGCCACCGTCTCGCGGGTGCTCCGTCGCCCCGACGACGTCCGCCCCGAGACCCGTGTCCGCGTGCTCGACTCGGTCCGGTCGCTCGGCTACGTGCCGAGCGGCGCCGCGCGCGGCCTGGCGGGCCGTCGCCACGGCGTGCTCGGCCTGTTCCTCCCCGGCCACGACGGCATCGACCTGCCGGAGCCCGACTGGGAGCGCGTCGCGGACGCGAGCCGCATCCCGCTGATCGACGACCGCGAGGGGCGACCGACGCCTCCTGCGCCGGCCGGCACCGGCACCGGCATCGACGCCCCTCGCACCGCGTCGAACCCGGCAAACCTCTACTTCGACGAGGTGCTCCGCGGCGCCGAGGTCGAGTCCTGGAGGCGTGGCTTCGCCCTCATGGTCGCCGCCGGCCGGGGCTCCAGCCGCGAGGTCATGCTCAACGACATCGCGGGGCGGGTCGACGGCCTCGCGGTGCTCGCCCAGACCGTGCCCGACGACCTGCTCGCGCACGTGTCGCGGCGGATCCCCGTGGTCGTGCTCGCGGACTCCCGTCCGGGCGACGAGCTCGACCACGTCAGCGTCGACAACGCCGCGGGCATGCGCGCCCTGACGGAGTTCGTCCTGGGTCGTGCGGCGGCGGACGGGGCGCCCGGGGCGGTCGGCCGTGTCTCCGACGTCGTCTACGTCGCCGGCCCCGGCGACTCCCCGGACGAGGCAGACCGGCACCGCGGCTTCGACGAGGCCGTGGCGGCGGCGACGGCCTCAGCCTCGACGACGACGACGACAGCCTCGGCCGTCGACCGCGACCGCGGCCCGATCCGCGTCCGGGTCGAGCGTGGCGACTTCTCCCGCGAGGGCGGCAGGCGAGCCGGGGAGGCGCTGGTCGCCTCCTCCGACCCGCTCCCGCAGGCCGTCGTCTGCGCCAACGACCAGTCGGCGCTCGGCGTGCTCGACGCGTTCGTCGCGCACGGGGTCGACGTGCCGGGCCGCGTCGCCGTGACGGGCTTCGACGGCATCGAGGCGGGCCGCTTCTCGACGCCGCGCCTGACGACGGTGCGCCAGCCCATGAACGACCTCGGCCGGGTCGCGGTGCGCACCATCGTGACGCGGCTGACCGACCCGACCGCGCCTCCTCAGCGGGTGACCCTGCCCGTTGAGGTCCTGCTGCGCGAGAGCTGCCCCGCCCGCTGACCTGCTCGGCCCCGCCCCGCCCCGCGCTGCCAGCGCTGCCCTGCCCGCCCCGAACCGCATTCCGAACCATGAACCGCGTTTTATCTCGGTTCATGGTTCGGAACGCAGTTCATGCCACCGCACTGCGGGCCTACCGCGCTGCACCGCCGCCGCGCCGCAGCTGCGCCCCCGCCACACCGCCGTTGCGCCACACCGATGTATGCGCTTACACTGACGATGCTCACCTCGACGACGAATGAGAGAACCGTGGCGATGACGCACACGCACAGACACCGCGCCCGAGCGCGCACCGCCGTGGCGGCCCTGGCCGCCGCCACCGCAGCGGTCCTCGTGGCCACCGGCTGCAGCATCCAGATCCGCAGCGAGCCCGACCCGACGATCGGCGCCGACACGATGCTGATCAACGCCGACAAGGGCAACCCGCAGTTCGAGCGGAACTTCAACCCGTTCCTCACGAACAAGCGCACCGCCTCCACGTGGATCTACGAGCCCCTGCTCGAGATCAACCCGCTCGACGGCGAGATCACGCCGTGGCTCGCGAGCGAGACGACGCTGCCCGACGCGCGCACGGTCGACATGACGATCCGCGACGGCGTCGAGTGGTCCGACGGCGAGCCGATGACGCCCGACGACGTCGTGTACACGTTCGACCTGATCAAGGCGAACCCCGCGCTCGACCTCAAGGGCGCCTGGCAGCACATCGACACGATCGAGCAGCAGGGCGACCACGTCGTGTTCCACCTGCAGACCGACGACGTGCCGGCGATGGAGATCATCGGCCAGACGACGATCGTGCCCGAGCACCTGTGGAGCAAGGTCGCCGACCCGACGACGTACCGCAACCCCGACCCCGTCGGCACCGGCCCGTTCACGCTCGGCAACTACTCGGCGCTGCAGTACTCGATGGACAAGAACGAGTCCTACTGGCAGGCCGAGAAGATCGACATCGCGCACCTGATCCTGCCCGCGACCAACAACCAGCTCGACACCGTCACGCGCGGCTACGACTGGGCGTACTCGTTCATCAGCGACGTCGAGGGCACCTGGGGCGCGGCCAGCGACACCAACTCGTACTGGTTCCCGCCGGGCGGCGTGATCGGCCTCATGCCGAACCTCACCAAGGCGCCCTTCGACGACGTCAACGTGCGGAACGGCATCGCGCTGGCGCTCGACCGCGACCAGATCGCCGAGTCGGCGACCGAGGGCTACCTCGAGCCCGCCGGCCAGACCGGCCTGATCCTGCCCAACCAGCAGGACGACCTCGACCCGTCCATCCCCGACCAGGGAGTGATCGGCCAGGACGTCGACGGCGCCCTCGCCGCCTTCGCCCAGGCCGGCTACACGCAGCAGGGCGACCAGCTGGTCGGCCCCGACGGCCAGCAGCTGCGCATCACGATCCTCACCGCGAACGGCTACACCGACTGGCTGAGGGCCGTGCAGGAGGTGCGGGCACAGCTGGGCGCGATCGGCATCGACGTGCAGATCCAGGCCCCCCAGCCTGCCGGCTACCAGTCGGCCATCGCCAACGGCGAGTTCGACATGGCGCTCGGCGGCATGGGCAACGGCAACACCTACCAGGCCTACAACACGCTGCTCAACAGCGCGTTCGCGACGCCGGTCGGCGAGACCACGGCCTCGAACTTCGGCCGCTTCAGCGACCCTGCCGTCGACGAGCTGCTCGACGAGTGGAAGGCCGCGATCGACCCCGCCGAGCAGCAGCGCCTGTCGTACGCGCTGCAGAACGTCGTCTACGAGCAGAAACCGGTCATCGGCCTCTACTACGGCGGCCTCTGGGGCCTCTTCAACGACTCGAAGTTCACCGGCTGGCCGAGCGAGAAGGACCCGTACATGGCCCCGCAGAACTACGACCAGGCGCCGCTGCTGATCTTCACGAAGCTGAAGCGCGTCGACCAGGGAGCTGAGGGCTGATGAAGTACGCAGCCCAGAAACTCGGCCTCTTCGTCCTCACCCTGTGGGCGGCGGTGACGCTCAACTTCATCCTGCCGCGGCTGATGCCCGGCGACCCCACCGACGCCGCCATCGCGAAGCTCTCGCAGAACGGCCCGGTCACCGAGGCGACCCGCGCCGCCATCGAGGCCCAGCTCGGCGTGCCCGACGGCAACGTGCTGCAGCAGTACGTCGCCTACCTCGGCCAGGTCGTCCGGCTCGACTTCGGGACGAGCTACACGTTCTTCCCCGAGACGGTCGGGCACCTCGTCGGGCAGGCGCTGCCGTACACGCTGATCCTCGTCGGCGCGTGCACCGTGATCGCCTTCGTGGTCGGCACCCTGATCGGCGTGGCCGCGGCCTGGAAGCGCGGCACCTGGCTCGACTCGCTGCCCACGCTCTCCGGCAGCTTCATGAGCACGTTCCCGTACTTCTGGACGGCCCTCCTCCTCCTCTTCTTCCTGGGCTACGTGCTGCACTGGTTCCCGACCACGGGGGCCTACGGCGCGACGACCACGCCGGGCTTCACGCCCGAGTTCGTCGGCGACGCCCTGCTGCACGCGGTGCTGCCGGCGGTGACGATCCTCGTCACGAGCCTCGGCGGCTGGATCCTCGGCATGCGGAACGCGATGATCAACACGCTCGGCGACGACTACGTCACCTTCGCCGAGGCGAACGGACTCAAGGGCCGCACGGTCGCGGTCCGCTACGCCGCCCGCAACGCGATCCTGCCGAACCTCACCGGCTTCGGCCTCGCCCTCGGCGGGGTGGTCGGCGGCTCGATCCTCGTCGAGCAGGTCTTCGGCTACCCCGGCATCGGCTACCTGCTGTTCAACGCCGTCATCGGCCAGGACTACCCGCTGATGCAGGCCCTCTTCCTGATGATCACCGTGAGCGTGCTCGTCGCCAACTTCCTCGTCGACATCTTGTACGGCGTGCTCGACCCAAGGACCCGCCGATGACCTCCACCGTGTCCGTCCGCCTCCCCGAGGGCGGCGACCCTGCCGGCCCCGCCGCCGAGCAGGCCGCGCCCAGCACCTGGAAGACCGTGCTGCGCACCGCCGGCGTCGTCTGGTCGAACCCCAAGGCCAAGATCGGCATCGTCATCCTCGGCGTCTTCGTGCTGATGGCCGTCTTCGCCCCGCTGATCGCCCCGTACGGCGGCAGCGAGAACGGGTTCGAGCGCAACCAGGACGCCTCCTGGGCCCACTGGATGGGCACGACCGCCGCCGGCGAGGACGTCCTCAGCCAGCTGATCTGGGGCGCCCGCATCAGCGTCTTCGTCGGCTTCGTGGCGGGCATCGCCGCGACGCTCGTCGCCGTCGCGATCGGCCTCAGCTGGGGCTACATGCGCGGCCCGGCCGCCGAGGTGGTCGGCTTCGTCGTCAACCTGTTCCTCGTCATCCCCGGCCTGCCGCTGATGATCGTCATCGCGGCCTACCTGCAGAACGGCGGCATCGCGGTCATCATCGCGGTGATCGTCGTCACCGGCTGGGCCTGGGGCGCCCGCGTGCTGCGCAGCCAGACGCAGTCGCTGCGCTCGCGCGACTTCGTCGAGGCCGCCCGGTTCTCGGGCGAGGGCGCGACGCGCATCGTGTTCCGCGAGATCCTCCCGAACATGACGTCGCTCATCGTCGGCTCGTTCTTCGGCGCCGCGACCAGCGCGATCCTGGCGGAGGCGGGCCTCGAGTTCCTGGGGCTCGGCGACTCCTCGATCGTCAGCTGGGGCACCATCCTCTACTGGGCGCAGAACTCCAACGCCCTGCTCACCGGGCAGTGGATCCTCCTGTTCGCCCCCGGCCTCTGCATCGCCCTGCTCGCGATGAGCCTCACGCTGATCAACTTCGGCGTCGACGCCGTCAGCAACCCCCGCCTGCGCGAGGGCACCGCGAAGAAGAAGACGAAGGAGGCGCGTCGATGACCGCCGCAGACCTCACGAACCAGCCCGCCGCCTCCTCGACGACGGCCGCTGGCGACGCCCCGTTGCTCGACGTTCGCGACCTCAGCGTCGTCTACGAGTCGGCCGCCTCGACGCCGGTGCAGGCCGTCGACCACGTCTCGTTCTCGCTGCGCCGCGGCGAGTTCGTCGGCCTGGTGGGCGAGTCCGGCTCGGGCAAGTCGACGCTCGGCTACGCGCTGACGCGGCTGCAGAAGCCGCCGGCGCGCACCAACGGCGGCAGCATCGTCTTCGACGGCTCGGACATCCGCGACCTCGACGCCGAGGCCCTGCGACAGCAGCGCCAGGGCGGCTTCGCGATGGTGCTGCAGTCGGGGATGAACGCGCTGAACCCGGTGCGCACGATCCACAAGCACTTCGTCGACATCTTCAAGGCGCACGGCCACGTGCCGCGCGAGCGCTGGGACGCCCGCGCCGCCGAGCTCGTGCAGAAGGTCGAGCTCGACCCCAAGGTGCTCGCCCGGTTCCCCGGCGAGCTGAGCGGCGGCATGCGCCAGCGCGTCTCGATCGCCCTCGCCCTGTCGCTCGAGCCGCAGCTGATGGTCTTCGACGAGCCGACGACCGCCCTCGACGTTCTGGTGCAGCACGCGGTGATGGACACGATCATCTCGCTGCAGCAGAGCGAGGGCTTCACGGCCGTGCTGATCAGCCACGACCTCGGCATCGTGCTGGAGGCGACCGAGCGGGTGCTCGTCATGCACGAGGGCCGCATCGTCGAGGACGGCCGCTCCGCCGACGTGCTCGCCGACCCGCAGCACGAGTACACGCAGATGCTGCTCTCGCACTACGCCGACCCCCGCGCCGAGGTCGTCTCGCTGCCCGGTTTCGAGGACCGCGCGGTGCGGCGGGCCCGAGGTGAGCGCCGCGTCGACACGACCACCAGCACGCCGAGCGTCAGCACGCGCAGCACGAAGGTGGCCCAGAGCGCGATCACCGTGACCGGTGTCAGCAAGACCTACGCGCCTCCTCGTCGGGGCGAAGATCCCGTGCGGGCCGTCCGCGACGTGTCGTTCACCCTCGAGCCGGGGCAGTCGCTCGCGCTCGTCGGCCAGTCGGGCTCGGGCAAGAGCACGATCGCGCGCATGGTCACCGGCGTCGAGAAGCCGACCGAGGGCACGATCACGTTCGGCGACGTCGACGTCACGAAGGTCCGCGGGCGCGGCCTCCGCGACCTGCGGAGCGACGTGCAGATGGTCTTCCAGGATCCGTACTCGGCCCTCAACCCGCTGCACACCGTCGAGTACACGCTCACCCGGCCGGTCGTGAACTACACGGGGCTGCGAGGGCAGGAGGCGCGGCGCCGCGTCCTGGAGCTGCTCGAGACCGTCGGTCTGACGCCGGTCGAGCAGTTCGCGGCGAAGCTGCCGCACCAGCTGTCCGGCGGTCAGCGGCAGCGCGTCGTCATCGCCCGCGCGCTCGCGAGCGACCCGCAGGTGATCATCGCGGACGAGCCCGTCTCGATGCTCGACGTGTCGCTGCGGGCCGGCGTGCTCGCCCTGCTCGAGGACCTGCGCGAGCAGTGGGGCGTCTCGATGCTCTACATCACGCACGACCTGCTCAGCGCGCGGCTCATCACGGACGACGTCATGGTGCTGCACGACGGCGCCGTGGTCGAGCGCGGCCGCACCGCCGAGGTGCTGCAGCGGCCGACGGATCCGTACACGGTGCGCCTGCTCGACGCCGTGCCGAATCCGCGGCGCACGCACCGCGCCTCCTGACCCGCGCCTCCTCCCCCTCCCGCGCCTCCTCCCCCTTCCCGTCGAGGGCGGGTCATCTCGGTCGAGGGCGGGTCCGCCGCGACCCGCCCTCGACGCAGACGACCCGCCCTCGACCCTCACGACGCAGAACGGACACCCGATGCTGACCTTCCCCGACGGCTTCCTCTGGGGCGCCGCGACCGCCGCGCACCAGATCGAGGGCAACAACGTGAACTCGAACTGGTGGGTGCACGAGCACGCCCCCGGCACGACGATCGTCGAGCCGAGCGGCGACGCTG from Frigoribacterium sp. PvP032 includes these protein-coding regions:
- a CDS encoding LacI family DNA-binding transcriptional regulator, producing MTKAPTVYDVAAHAGVSIATVSRVLRRPDDVRPETRVRVLDSVRSLGYVPSGAARGLAGRRHGVLGLFLPGHDGIDLPEPDWERVADASRIPLIDDREGRPTPPAPAGTGTGIDAPRTASNPANLYFDEVLRGAEVESWRRGFALMVAAGRGSSREVMLNDIAGRVDGLAVLAQTVPDDLLAHVSRRIPVVVLADSRPGDELDHVSVDNAAGMRALTEFVLGRAAADGAPGAVGRVSDVVYVAGPGDSPDEADRHRGFDEAVAAATASASTTTTTASAVDRDRGPIRVRVERGDFSREGGRRAGEALVASSDPLPQAVVCANDQSALGVLDAFVAHGVDVPGRVAVTGFDGIEAGRFSTPRLTTVRQPMNDLGRVAVRTIVTRLTDPTAPPQRVTLPVEVLLRESCPAR
- a CDS encoding ABC transporter substrate-binding protein; its protein translation is MTHTHRHRARARTAVAALAAATAAVLVATGCSIQIRSEPDPTIGADTMLINADKGNPQFERNFNPFLTNKRTASTWIYEPLLEINPLDGEITPWLASETTLPDARTVDMTIRDGVEWSDGEPMTPDDVVYTFDLIKANPALDLKGAWQHIDTIEQQGDHVVFHLQTDDVPAMEIIGQTTIVPEHLWSKVADPTTYRNPDPVGTGPFTLGNYSALQYSMDKNESYWQAEKIDIAHLILPATNNQLDTVTRGYDWAYSFISDVEGTWGAASDTNSYWFPPGGVIGLMPNLTKAPFDDVNVRNGIALALDRDQIAESATEGYLEPAGQTGLILPNQQDDLDPSIPDQGVIGQDVDGALAAFAQAGYTQQGDQLVGPDGQQLRITILTANGYTDWLRAVQEVRAQLGAIGIDVQIQAPQPAGYQSAIANGEFDMALGGMGNGNTYQAYNTLLNSAFATPVGETTASNFGRFSDPAVDELLDEWKAAIDPAEQQRLSYALQNVVYEQKPVIGLYYGGLWGLFNDSKFTGWPSEKDPYMAPQNYDQAPLLIFTKLKRVDQGAEG
- a CDS encoding ABC transporter permease, whose translation is MTSTVSVRLPEGGDPAGPAAEQAAPSTWKTVLRTAGVVWSNPKAKIGIVILGVFVLMAVFAPLIAPYGGSENGFERNQDASWAHWMGTTAAGEDVLSQLIWGARISVFVGFVAGIAATLVAVAIGLSWGYMRGPAAEVVGFVVNLFLVIPGLPLMIVIAAYLQNGGIAVIIAVIVVTGWAWGARVLRSQTQSLRSRDFVEAARFSGEGATRIVFREILPNMTSLIVGSFFGAATSAILAEAGLEFLGLGDSSIVSWGTILYWAQNSNALLTGQWILLFAPGLCIALLAMSLTLINFGVDAVSNPRLREGTAKKKTKEARR
- a CDS encoding ABC transporter permease, with the protein product MKYAAQKLGLFVLTLWAAVTLNFILPRLMPGDPTDAAIAKLSQNGPVTEATRAAIEAQLGVPDGNVLQQYVAYLGQVVRLDFGTSYTFFPETVGHLVGQALPYTLILVGACTVIAFVVGTLIGVAAAWKRGTWLDSLPTLSGSFMSTFPYFWTALLLLFFLGYVLHWFPTTGAYGATTTPGFTPEFVGDALLHAVLPAVTILVTSLGGWILGMRNAMINTLGDDYVTFAEANGLKGRTVAVRYAARNAILPNLTGFGLALGGVVGGSILVEQVFGYPGIGYLLFNAVIGQDYPLMQALFLMITVSVLVANFLVDILYGVLDPRTRR
- a CDS encoding ABC transporter ATP-binding protein, coding for MTAADLTNQPAASSTTAAGDAPLLDVRDLSVVYESAASTPVQAVDHVSFSLRRGEFVGLVGESGSGKSTLGYALTRLQKPPARTNGGSIVFDGSDIRDLDAEALRQQRQGGFAMVLQSGMNALNPVRTIHKHFVDIFKAHGHVPRERWDARAAELVQKVELDPKVLARFPGELSGGMRQRVSIALALSLEPQLMVFDEPTTALDVLVQHAVMDTIISLQQSEGFTAVLISHDLGIVLEATERVLVMHEGRIVEDGRSADVLADPQHEYTQMLLSHYADPRAEVVSLPGFEDRAVRRARGERRVDTTTSTPSVSTRSTKVAQSAITVTGVSKTYAPPRRGEDPVRAVRDVSFTLEPGQSLALVGQSGSGKSTIARMVTGVEKPTEGTITFGDVDVTKVRGRGLRDLRSDVQMVFQDPYSALNPLHTVEYTLTRPVVNYTGLRGQEARRRVLELLETVGLTPVEQFAAKLPHQLSGGQRQRVVIARALASDPQVIIADEPVSMLDVSLRAGVLALLEDLREQWGVSMLYITHDLLSARLITDDVMVLHDGAVVERGRTAEVLQRPTDPYTVRLLDAVPNPRRTHRAS